ACGGTGCGGAGTCGGGTCACCGTGCCTTTGCGCTTTCCGGACGGCTTCCAGGCCACCGCCGAGGTGCTGACATTCCATGGATTGGCGGACGGTAAGGAACACCTCACGCTGGCCCTCGGCGACTGGGAGCGGTCGCTGGCTGAACTGTCGGCAACCGGAACGGGGCCGCTGGTCCGCCTGCACAGCGAATGCATGACCGGGGACGTGTTCGGCAGCCAGCGGTGCGACTGCGGGCCTCAGTTGAGGGAAGCAGTGGAACAGATCGCCGGCCTTGGCGGATTCCTGCTGTACCTCCGCCAGGAGGGCCGCGGTATCGGCCTGTACTCAAAGCTGGATGCCTACGCCCTGCAGGACGCGGTCCTGGACACCTACGAAGCCAACGTGGCGCTCGGGCACGGCGAGGACGAACGGGACTACACAGCCGCCGCGCAGATGCTGGGCGCACTCGGTGCCACCACGGTGCGCCTGCTCACCAACAACCCGGATAAAGCCCGGCAGCTCAGTGGCCTCGGCATCGACATCATCCAACAGGTCCCCACCGGAGTCCACCTGTCACCGGCCAATCACCGCTACCTTGCCGCAAAGCGGGACCACACCGCCCACACCCTCGTTCTCCCGCCCGCTGCCTGAACCAGACAGGATCGCACATGATCACTTTCCCGGCCGCTCTCGGCACCGCCCCGGACACCGAACCGTCCGGTGCGGTTCCCGGGCACGAGGACGTCCTTGCCCGTGTCGACCTCCTGGTTCCCCGCCTGCGGGATCGCGCTGAGGAGACAGAGCACCTTCGCCGCCTACCGGAATCCACGATGGCGGACTTGAAGGAAGCCGGAGTCTTCCAGCTGCTTTCGCCGAAAGCGGTCGGGGGATTCGGACTGGGAGTGGAGACATACGCCGAGGTGGTGCGCAGGCTCGCCCGGGGTTGCCCCTCCACGGCCTGGACCGTGGGGCACCTCATCGAGCACGTCTGGATGCTGGCACGATGGCCCCACACGGTCCAGAACGAAGTCTTCGCGGACGGGCCGGCGCCCTTGGCAGCTGCAACCGGTTCACCGGCGGGTACGGCGGACAAGGTTCCGGGCGGATATTCCATCTCGGGGCGCTGGACGTTCGCCTCGGGAGTCATGCACTCGGAATGGGCATTGCTGGCCGTGCAGCATGGCGATATCCGGTTGCAGTGCCTGGTCCCCGTTTCTGATGTGGAAGTGCTGGATGTGTGGCAAACGGCCGGCCTGCGCGGGACGGGCAGCAACGACATCCACGCGGACGGGCTTTTCGTACCTGAACATCGGACGCTGGACTGGACACTTCTGAACGCACCGGACAATCCCGGCAGCCGTATCCACCCGGATCCGATCATCCACACTCCGCTGGCCACTCTCCTCAACCTGGTGGCGCCGGCTGCCGCCCTTGGGGCCGCGGAGCACGCCGTCGAACTGTTCCGCGAACGCATGCTGGTGCGCAAAGTGAAGAACACCACGGAGAACCGCCAGGCGGATTCGCCGCTCGCGCAGGCCCGGTACTCGCACGCCTACGGGCTCGTTACCACCGCCAGGCTGCAGTGGCGTGAAGCGATCCGGTGGGTCTCTGTTTCGTGTGGCCGCCAACCGGCAACGATGACGGAGGAGGAACGGGCGCAATACCGGCTGTCCCTCGCCTTCAGCGGTGAGGCGTCGGCCGAAGCTGTCCGCCTCATCCTGGCGGGATCAGGCGGCAGCGCGCACCGGCTGTCACATCCGCTCCAGCGGATCCAGCGTGACGTCAATGTGTTGCTCAACCACCCGACACTGACCATGGACCCCATCCTCGAACAGGCAGGCCGCGGCCTCCTGGGACTCGGCTATACGGTTCCGTCGTTCTGACGGGCTGGCCGGCCCGCGTCATCAGAGGTTGGTCATCCGCTCCGCGGCTTCGTTGTAGCGCCCGCCCTGCACCTGGATCCGGGACGCCGCGTCCCCCAAGTTCAGTGAGTTCCACCGCCGTGAGCCGGACGTCGGCGGCACCGATGTTCTCCTCAAGCCGGTGAATCTTGCGCGTGCCGGGGACAGGGATGATCCAGGGCTTCCGGGCGAAGAGCCAGGCCAGGCCAGGCCGATCTGGCCAGGGGTGGCACCCTTGCGCTGCGCGATGCCGGCGAGCAGGTCGACCACGGCCTCGTTGGGCCGGAACGCTTCCGGGGCGAACCGGGGAATGCTGCTGCGGATGTCGTTGCCGGCATCAAAACTGGTGGAGGCGTTGATAGTGCCGGTGAAGAAGCCCTTGCCGAGCGGGCTGTAGGGCACAAAACCGATGCCCAGTTCCTCGCAGGCGTCCAGCATTTCCTCCTCGGGGCGCCGCCACCAGAGCGAGTACTCGCTCCGGACGGCCGTGACGGGCTGGACCGCGTGCGCCCGGCGAATGGTTCCGGCGGCCGCCTCGGACATGCCGAAATGCTTGACCTTGCCGGCCTCAATCAGTTCCTTGACCGACGGGGTTGGCGTGCAATGTGGCGGCTTCCCGCTTGGTCAGGTGAAGTCCTGCGGCGCGGCGGGCGGTGGACTCGGCCGGGACAATAAGGGTTAGCACGATGAGCAGCGCGGCGGTGAGCATGACGGTCCCGCCGGTGTACGCCGTCGCGGCACTTTGCGCCAAGCCGGAAGCGCCGGCCGAAGCCGTCACCAGGACTCCGACGCCGAGGCTGCTGCCGAGCTGGTGGGCGGTGTTCACCAGCCCCGACGCGGCGCCGGCGTTAGCCGCCGTCGTCCCTGCGATTCCTGCAGCGGTGAGGGGCCCGAACGCGAGTCCCTGCCCGATCCCAATCAGCACCATGCGGAGCGCCACGCCGGTGAGGTAGGGGGTGTCAGAGGTGAATTGGGCCAGCCATGCAATGCCCGCCAGGGTCAGTGTGAATCCCGCGGCAAGCAGGAGCGCATTGCCGAAGCGTTGCGTCAGCCGGGGGACCAGGAGTGCAACGGCGAAATTGACCGTGGTCATCGGGAAGAAGGCAAGACCTGCCTGGAACGGGCTGTAGTGGTACACGCCCTGAAGGAACTGCGTGGTGAAGTAGAAGAAGGCGATCATGGTGCCGGCAAACAGCATGCGGGCTGCGTAGGCGCCGGAGCGTTCCCGGCCGGCAAACAGCTGCAGCGGCATGACCGGCTGCTTCGCCCGCCATTCGTTGACCACCAGAAGGGTGAGCAGGACGGCGCCCGCAGCGAGTGTGGCCAGGGTGATCGGCGCCGCCCAGCCTGCCTCCGCTGCGTTCACGATCCCATACACGAGCGAGCCCATGCCAAAGGTGGAAGTCAGGGCTCCGACGACGTCAAAGCGGCCCGACGAGCGGGGCGTCTCCGGGATGTACTTGAGCCCGGCGGCCATCAGTGCGATGCCGAGGGGGACGTTGATGAAAAAGCCTGCACGCCAGGACACCCATTCGGCCATTGCCCCGCCCACAACAAGGCCGAGGCTCGCGCCGAGCCCTGCGACCGCTCCGTAGTACGAGACAGCGCGGGTGCGCTCACTGCCCGCCGGGAAGCTCGAGGTCAAAAGGGACAGCGACGACGGCGCGACAACCGCGGCGCCGACGCCCTGGAGGGCTCGTGCGGCGACGAGCCATCCCTCCGAGGGGCTGCCCCCACGAGGAACGACGAGAGTGCGAAGACCGCGAGGCCGCCGAGGAACACGCGGCGGCGGCCGAGAATGTCTCCTGCACGGGCGCCCAGGAGCAGCAGCCCGCCGAACACGAGGGTGTAGGCGTTCTGAACCCATGACAGCCCGGTGGCCGAAAGGCCCATCGAGGCCCGGATGCCGGGCAGGCCGGTGAAGATGATGGAAGCGTCGAGCACGATCATGAAATAGCTGACGAGGATGATCGCCAGAACCGCCGTCGGGCGGACCCGGCGGCGGAAGCGGCAGTGGCGGATTTCACGGTGGTCCTTCTGGTTCGGAAGATTCGGGATGGCCGCTGCGGGCCTCACCATCAAGATCACCATCTCCGGGCGGGCGCGGGAGTTCCTGCTGTTCCACGCACTGACAGACCACCCTTCAGGCACCTGTCCGCCGTGAACCGTGTACTGACAGCACCTCCCACAGGCCCGCTGCGGGCCGTAGCCTGAAAACATGGACAGTCAAAATGATGTGCGGGAATTCCTCAGGTCGCGCCGGGCCAAAGTGACCCCCCAGCAAGTGAACCTGATCGTCGGCAGCAACCGGCGCGTACCCGGCCTGCGACGCGAAGAGGTAGCCACACTGGCGTCGGTCAGTGTGGACTACTACGCCAGGCTCGAACGCGGAAACCTTGCCGGGGTGTCGGACGAAGTCCTGGAGGCCATCGCACACGCCCTGCGGCTGGACGAAGCGGAGACCGCTCACCTGTTCGCCCTTGCCCGTGCCGCGCAGCCCGTACCTGCCCGCCGGCGGCGCCCCGCCCCACCCCAGCAGGTGCGCCCCGGGCTGCAGCGGTTCCTTGACGCCATCACCGGAGCCCCGGCCTGGGTGCGCAACGAGCGCATGGATTTCGTTGCTTCCAATGCCCTGGGCCGCGCACTTTACGCACCGATTTTGGCCGATCCGTTGCGGCCGGCGAACAGTGCCCGCTTCGTGTTCCTGAATCCCGACGCCCGCAGCTTCTACCCCGACTGGGACCAGGTTTCGAACGATGTGGTCGCCATCCTGCGCAGCTACGCGGGGCAGCACCCGCACGACAAGAGCCTCCGGGACCTGATCGGGGAACTCGCCACCCGAAGCGACGAGTTCCGCACCCGCTGGGCAGCCCACAACGTCCGTTTCCACCGGACCGGAATGAAGCGGCTCCATCACCCTGTGGTGGGTGACCTCGAACTCGGCTACGAAGCGATGGAACTCCCGGCCAACCCCGGCTGGACGATGTTCGCCTACACCGCCGAACCCGGCTCGGCCAGTGATGAGCGGCTGAAATTGCTGGCCAGCTGGGCTGCGACCACTGCGATCGAACTGCCCGCCCCCGCATCGGAACGGACGTCCTGAGGAAGCCTGCCGGTGAGGGCCTGCGAAACGCTTACCGGCGCTCCGTGGAGCTGGCCGCCCATTAGTCGATGGGCGGAAGGGACTGGCGGTTCCTGATCCGGGATTCCCCGAACTCGATAGCGATCGGCTCAATCTCCCAGGCTCCGCCGCTTCCCGCCTTTGGACTGCCCACGGCAACGTGGGGTGTCCAGTGGGGCGACCTGAAGCCCAGGGCACGCGAGCTGAGAATGAAGTCATCGATGTTGTCAACGAGGAGTTCATCGAGCAGTTCGTGCAAGGCCTGCACCAAGGAATGCTGGTAGTCATGCACCGGCCGGGGTAAAGCGACTTCGAGTCCGGACACCCTGCCGCCGCCGAGCACAATCAGCCGTTCCGCGTTGCCGGAAAATGCGCCGAGCTCCGGCAGGCCCAGCAGCCAGGAGACCGTTCCGCGGGTGGCTGACTCGGTGCTCGTGATGCCTTTGGTCCAGTCCGACACATCCCTTGCGAAGTCCTCCAGGACGCCGAGGTGCAGCAGGGTCAGGTGCAGGCCCCGCGGCCGTCGCAGCGCGCGGACATAGCTGCCCAGATCCTCGTAGTCCGATGAACGGGATCCAATACTGAGCACCGGCGCTTCCAGTGTGATGCGCGGAAGCGGATCCATCCTGGCCCCTCCTGTCCGCAAAGACCGTTTGGGTATGGAAGCCATTATGCGCCCGGAGGGCTGGGATTTCGGGGGTTCCCGGCAGCATCAAACTTCGTTAACCCTTGACGGTGTGATCTAGGTCGCGTAAATTGTTCAACAAGTTAGGATTGTTCAACAATTCCACAATCCAACGAAGTAGCCGACCTTCCGCGGCACCCTCGCGGGCCGCCGCTCACACCGCGCCAAACCAGGCTGACAACGACGCAGACCCGGAAAAATCTGGCGCACCCCAATCATCCGTTCCCACCCGCGGATGGCATTCACAATCTTCATGGAGGATAAAATGGCCGAACAATCCGCAATGGCCTCCGGGACCGCGGCCCCCTTTGTAGGGCGCAAAGGCATGTACAAAGCATTTGCCGCCAGCCTGACCGGCACAGCGCTGGAATTTTATGACTTCGCCGTGTACTCCGCCGCGGCCGCGATCGTTTTCCCGCTCATCTTTTTCCCGGCCCAGGACCCTTTGACCGGTACCCTGCTTGCCTTCTCAACCTACGCGGTGGGATACATTTCCCGCCCGGTCGGCGGCATTATCTTCGGCCGGCTCGGGGATGAGATCGGCCGCAAGAAGATCCTCGTCATCACGCTGATGCTGATAGGCGTGGCCACCTTCCTCATCGGCTTGCTGCCCACGTACGGCAGCATCGGCATCGCGGCGCCGGCCATCCTTGTCTTCCTGCGGTTCGCCCAGGGCGTGGGCGTCGGCGGCGAATGGGGCGGCGCCGTTCTGCTGTCGAGCGAATTCGGTGACCCTAACAGGCGGGGTTTCTGGGCGTCTGCAGCGCAGATCGGACCGCCCGCCGGCAACCTCATGGCCAACGGTGCACTTGCCGTCCTGACGCTGGCCCTGACCGAAGAACAGTTCCTCGACTTCGGCTGGAGAATTGCCTTCCTCATCTCCGCGCTGCTGGTGGCTTTCGGCCTCTGGATCCGGCTCAAGCTTGAAGACACCCCCATCTTCCAGTCCATGGAGGCGCGCGGAGACAAGCCCAAGGCGCCGATCAGGGAAGTCCTCGCAACCCAGCGCCGGCCCCTCATCGCGGCCATGCTCAGCCGCATCGGCCCGGACGTTACCTACGCCCTCTGCACAGTTTTCACCCTGACCTACGGCATTCAGCAACTTGGATTCGACCGCGGCCAGGTGCTCGTGGCCGTACTCATCGGCTCGGCACTCCAGCTCTTCACGATGCCGCTTGCCGGAGCCATCTCTGACCGGATCAACCGCCGGCTCGTCTACGCAATCGCCGCAGTTGCCGCCGCCGTCTGGGCTTACCTGTTCTTCATCGTCCTCGAAGGACGGTCCCCGGTCATGCTGATCGTGGGCACGGTGCTGGGCCTGCTCTGCCACTCCTTCATGTACGGACCGCAGGCCGCCTTTGTTGTTGAGCAGTTCACGCCCCGGCTCCGTTCCACCGGCAGCTCGCTTGCCTACACCTTCGCCGGGATCATCGGCGGCGCCATCGCACCGTTCATGTTCACGCTACTGCTGAGCACGTTCCACAGCTGGGTGCCTGTCGCGATTTACCTCAGCGTCGCGTGCCTGCTGACCCTGGTGGGCCTGGCCCTCGGCCGGGACTCCAACGTCGCCGAGGACGAAGAATACCTGCGGGGTTCGGCAGGCCCGTCAACCTCAATGGAACTCACAGAGACAATGGCCCGATGACGCAGGCAAACGCTGCTGAAGCGCCTTCCGAAGCCAGGCGGCAGTTCCGCCAGGGTCTCGCAACGCCGACGGCCGGGTGGAGTGACGGCTACACCCAGGCAAACCTCATCGCGGTGACAGCCGACTACGCCGACGAATTCATCGAGTTCTGCCGGCTCAATCCGAAGGCCTGCCCCGTCATTGACATCATCCCCGCCGGCCGATTCGAAAGTGCCCTGGCCGCGGGTTCTGACATCCGCAGCGACATCCCCGGCTACCGTGTGTGGGAGGACGGTATTCTCACCGCCGAACTCCTGGACGTTTCATCACTCTGGCGCGACGACATGGTGGCGGTACTTATCGGCTGCAGCTTCACTTTCGAAGCCGCACTTGCCAGTGAGGGTGTCCCGCTCCGCCACGTCGAAATGGGCCGCAACGTCCCCATGTACCGGACGAACGTACAGTGCATTCCCGCGGGGCGCATTCACGGAACCATGGTGGTTTCCATGCGTCCCATGGCGCCGGAGCTGGTCGATACGGCCATTAGGGTCACGTCACAGGTGCCGAAGGTCCACGGCGGACCTGTCCATGTCGGATCGCCCGAGGAACTCGGAATCGCTGACATCAACCGCCCCGACTACGGGGATACGGTGGAAATCAGGCCAGGCGAGGTGCCGGTCTTCTGGGCATGTGGCGTGACGCCGCAGAGCGCCGTGATGGCGTCCAGGCCGCCGTTCGCGATCAGCCATGCTCCGGGATACATGTTCATCACGGACGTTCCCGAAAGCAGCTACCGCGAAACGGCAGGAGCACAACCGTGAAGAAGCGCACCCCGGTGGCCGAAAAGCTGGCCCGCAGGGTACTAACGCTGTCCGGACCTCGGCAACAAGCGACGGGTGAGCACTGCGAGCTCTCGGGTATCTGGGAGAGCCCTTCGGGAGTGCGCGTGGCGTTGCACGAGGGGCAGTTGGTCCCGAGTGACCGCGGCAGGGCCTGCAGGTGGACACACCTGGGCCACGGGGCGAATCCCAGGGCATGAACGCGGCGAACGGCAACTAGGCTGGTCAGATCCACCAACGGAATCTTCGGAAGAGGACCCTCATGGGACATCGCCTTGCCATTCTGGACGACTACCAGTCCGCCGCACGCGGCTTCGCTGACTGGGGCCGGCTCGACGGCGTCGACGTCACGGTCTTCAGCCAACCCTTCAGCAGCGATGCCGAAACGGCAGCCACGCTGCGCGATTTCGACATCATCATCGCCATGCGGGAACGCACGGCCTTCCGCCGCGAGCGCCTCGGGCAGTTGCCCCGGCTGAAGCTGCTCATCACCACCGGCATGGCCAATGACTCCATCGACCTGCAGGCGGCGGCGGACCAGGGCATCACGGTCTGCGGCACCAGCGGGTCACCCACAGCAGCTCCGGAACTGACATGGGCCCTGGTGCTGGCCTGGGCCCGGAGCGTGCCGTTCGAAGACAGCAGGCTCCGGGACGGGAACTGGCAGAGCACGGTGGGCTTCGAACTCTCCGGCAAGACGCTCGGTGTGCTGGGGCTGGGCAGGATCGGACGCCGCATCGCCGGTTATGGACAGGCCTTCGGAATGGACGTCATCGCCTGGAGCCCCAACCTCTCGGAGGAAGCAGCAGCCGCGGCCGGCGCCCGCAAGGTCGCCAAGGACGAACTGTTCCGGGAGGCCGACGTCGTCTCCGTCCATGTGCGCCTCTCCGACCGTTCCCGGGGCGTGGTGGGTGAACAGGAACTTCGCCTCCTGGGACCCCGCGGCCTCCTGGTGAACACGGCCCGCGGCCCGCTGGTCGACGAGGGCGCCCTAGTCAGTGGACTGAACGAGGCTGGCTCGGTGGCGCAGCCCTGGACGTTTACGACACCGAGCCTCTGCCGGCCGGGCACCCCCTGCTGGCGGCGCCGCGCACTGTCCTGACCCCGCATCTGGGCTACGTCACGGCCGAAAGTTACGCCGTGTTCTACGGTGAGGCCTTCGAGGACGTCCAGGCGTGGCTCGGTGGCAGCCCGGTCCGCGTCCTGGCCCCGATCCCAGGCGCCAGGTAGATCCCGGTCCCGGGAGCCAAGCAGCTTACGCCGTGGCTTCCCATTCGCCTTTCTCGGCGATGTAGACAATCCAGTAGCCGCCGGCGGCACCATCCACGTCGGTGCGGTAACTGACCCAGGTCCGGTCACCATCCCGGGGCGGGCGCATTATCTGCACAGTACCGGGCGATGATGGCGTAACCAGCTCTGCGGACATCGGCCGTCCCTTCATGCGTGACGATCCCGGAAGAGCGTCCGGGCCGCCCTGACGGGCGTGCCGCGGACCCCCCTTGGGCTTGACTATTCACATCCTACTGCGAGAAAGACCGGTCTGTCTCAAGGGTCTGCCTCTACCGCGGTGTCACTCCGCGAGCGGACGCAGGGCGTCAAGCAGCGGGGTTGTGGGCCGGCCGGCCAGGCGGGATAGGTCGCCGGTGGTCAGGGCCAATGCCCCTTGCCGGATGTTCCCGTCCAGGGCTGCGAGGAATCCGGCCGTTGCCGGGTCGAGCCCCGCGGCCTCAAGGGCCGAAGCGTGATCTTCGGTGGACAGCGTGCGATAATCCACGCTGCGCCCCAGGACTGTGGAGAGGGCTGACGCGAGCTCCTCGAAGCTCCAGGCGTAGTCGCCGGACAGTTCATAGACCTGGCCTTCATGCCCGGGAGTAGTCAGGACGGCGGCAATGGCGGCCGCGTAGTCCGCGCGGGTTGCGCTGGCCACACGCCCCTCCCCGGCGCTCGCCAGCAGCGTCCCTGTCTCACGGGCCGTGTGCAGGGCCGGAGCATAGTTTTCCGTGTACCACCCGTTGCGAAGGAAGGTAAAGGGCAGGCCGCTGGCGCGGATGTACTCCTCGGCCTTCACGTGGTCAGGCGCCAGAATAATCGGCGTGGTGTCCGCCGCCAGGACGCTGGTATACAGGATGCGGCCAACCTTGGCCCGCACCGCGGCATCGATGACCGTCTGGTGCTGCGTGGTGCGGTTCTGAATGTCGTTGCCCGAAATGAGCAGTAGCGTGTCGCCTTCGCCCAAGGCAGCGTCGACACTGGCCGGATCGTCGTAGTCAACCGGTGCCGTCCTGACCCCTCTGCCCGCCAGGTCGGCGAGCAGCCTGGCCGACCTCCCGGCAGCAACGATCTCGCCGGCCGGCGTGCCGCGGCGCAGCAACTCCTCCACGACGAGTCGTCCCAGCTGGCCGGTGGCTCCCGCAATAACAATGGACACGATATTCTCCTTGGTTCCTGGGCGCCCGGACGGGGCGCCTTCAGTTATGGCCAACCGCCCGCGGAAGGGAACCATTCCGTCTCCGGATCACGCACTTTGAAGTGCAATAGGCACCTGCAGGTAAGCAATGGCTAGCTGTTGACACGCATCACGCCGTCTTCAGCAACTGCACGGACAGCAGGTCCCGGTGATGCATCCGGGTCGGGCGTGGACAGCAAAAACCAGCTGGCCGCCGTCGTGGTTCCGCACCTGACCGGGAACTTCGAAATCGACGACCTCTTCCTCACCGTCCCGGACGCAGCGGACTGGGCCGGACAGCGGCACGCCGTTAAGCCGGAGTTCGTGCGCGCGGTCCCCGGCGGCGCGGGACCGTACACGCAGCAGGGTGGCCCGGGCCTCCGGGTCGGCAAGGGTGTAGGAGAACCAGCCGGTCGCGCTGCGCCAGTGGATGCCCTCCCGGCCGGCGGCCCGGGTCGAATCGCCGGTGAAGGAGTGGTCGGACTCGGGCTGTTGTTCCCCGGCCACCACGGCGTCGATGATTTCACCCTGCGCTGCGGTTGCCTGGTCCAGTGCTCGGAGCTCCGCAAAGCGCTCGCCGCCCGGGCCGTGGGCCAGTAAACCGTGTACCGCTCATTGTGAATGCCGGCGAACGGCTCCAGCAGGACCCTCCGGGTACCGCC
This genomic window from Arthrobacter sp. 24S4-2 contains:
- a CDS encoding DUF6805 domain-containing protein — translated: MVAGEQQPESDHSFTGDSTRAAGREGIHWRSATGWFSYTLADPEARATLLRVRSRAAGDRAHELRLNGVPLSGPVRCVRDGEEEVVDFEVPGQVRNHDGGQLVFAVHARPGCITGTCCPCSC
- a CDS encoding MFS transporter; protein product: MAEQSAMASGTAAPFVGRKGMYKAFAASLTGTALEFYDFAVYSAAAAIVFPLIFFPAQDPLTGTLLAFSTYAVGYISRPVGGIIFGRLGDEIGRKKILVITLMLIGVATFLIGLLPTYGSIGIAAPAILVFLRFAQGVGVGGEWGGAVLLSSEFGDPNRRGFWASAAQIGPPAGNLMANGALAVLTLALTEEQFLDFGWRIAFLISALLVAFGLWIRLKLEDTPIFQSMEARGDKPKAPIREVLATQRRPLIAAMLSRIGPDVTYALCTVFTLTYGIQQLGFDRGQVLVAVLIGSALQLFTMPLAGAISDRINRRLVYAIAAVAAAVWAYLFFIVLEGRSPVMLIVGTVLGLLCHSFMYGPQAAFVVEQFTPRLRSTGSSLAYTFAGIIGGAIAPFMFTLLLSTFHSWVPVAIYLSVACLLTLVGLALGRDSNVAEDEEYLRGSAGPSTSMELTETMAR
- a CDS encoding aldo/keto reductase, whose protein sequence is MSEAAAGTIRRAHAVQPVTAVRSEYSLWWRRPEEEMLDACEELGIGFVPYSPLGKGFFTGTINASTSFDAGNDIRSSIPRFAPEAFRPNEAVVDLLAGIAQRKGATPGQIGLAWPGSSPGSPGSSLSPARARFTGLRRTSVPPTSGSRRWNSLNLGDAASRIQVQGGRYNEAAERMTNL
- a CDS encoding putative hydro-lyase: MTQANAAEAPSEARRQFRQGLATPTAGWSDGYTQANLIAVTADYADEFIEFCRLNPKACPVIDIIPAGRFESALAAGSDIRSDIPGYRVWEDGILTAELLDVSSLWRDDMVAVLIGCSFTFEAALASEGVPLRHVEMGRNVPMYRTNVQCIPAGRIHGTMVVSMRPMAPELVDTAIRVTSQVPKVHGGPVHVGSPEELGIADINRPDYGDTVEIRPGEVPVFWACGVTPQSAVMASRPPFAISHAPGYMFITDVPESSYRETAGAQP
- a CDS encoding SDR family oxidoreductase encodes the protein MSIVIAGATGQLGRLVVEELLRRGTPAGEIVAAGRSARLLADLAGRGVRTAPVDYDDPASVDAALGEGDTLLLISGNDIQNRTTQHQTVIDAAVRAKVGRILYTSVLAADTTPIILAPDHVKAEEYIRASGLPFTFLRNGWYTENYAPALHTARETGTLLASAGEGRVASATRADYAAAIAAVLTTPGHEGQVYELSGDYAWSFEELASALSTVLGRSVDYRTLSTEDHASALEAAGLDPATAGFLAALDGNIRQGALALTTGDLSRLAGRPTTPLLDALRPLAE
- the ribA gene encoding GTP cyclohydrolase II, producing the protein MDVDTRVTVRSRVTVPLRFPDGFQATAEVLTFHGLADGKEHLTLALGDWERSLAELSATGTGPLVRLHSECMTGDVFGSQRCDCGPQLREAVEQIAGLGGFLLYLRQEGRGIGLYSKLDAYALQDAVLDTYEANVALGHGEDERDYTAAAQMLGALGATTVRLLTNNPDKARQLSGLGIDIIQQVPTGVHLSPANHRYLAAKRDHTAHTLVLPPAA
- a CDS encoding acyl-CoA dehydrogenase family protein produces the protein MITFPAALGTAPDTEPSGAVPGHEDVLARVDLLVPRLRDRAEETEHLRRLPESTMADLKEAGVFQLLSPKAVGGFGLGVETYAEVVRRLARGCPSTAWTVGHLIEHVWMLARWPHTVQNEVFADGPAPLAAATGSPAGTADKVPGGYSISGRWTFASGVMHSEWALLAVQHGDIRLQCLVPVSDVEVLDVWQTAGLRGTGSNDIHADGLFVPEHRTLDWTLLNAPDNPGSRIHPDPIIHTPLATLLNLVAPAAALGAAEHAVELFRERMLVRKVKNTTENRQADSPLAQARYSHAYGLVTTARLQWREAIRWVSVSCGRQPATMTEEERAQYRLSLAFSGEASAEAVRLILAGSGGSAHRLSHPLQRIQRDVNVLLNHPTLTMDPILEQAGRGLLGLGYTVPSF
- a CDS encoding helix-turn-helix transcriptional regulator produces the protein MDSQNDVREFLRSRRAKVTPQQVNLIVGSNRRVPGLRREEVATLASVSVDYYARLERGNLAGVSDEVLEAIAHALRLDEAETAHLFALARAAQPVPARRRRPAPPQQVRPGLQRFLDAITGAPAWVRNERMDFVASNALGRALYAPILADPLRPANSARFVFLNPDARSFYPDWDQVSNDVVAILRSYAGQHPHDKSLRDLIGELATRSDEFRTRWAAHNVRFHRTGMKRLHHPVVGDLELGYEAMELPANPGWTMFAYTAEPGSASDERLKLLASWAATTAIELPAPASERTS